In the Sorghum bicolor cultivar BTx623 chromosome 4, Sorghum_bicolor_NCBIv3, whole genome shotgun sequence genome, TTCCTGCCATCAGAATATCATATCAGTGACGCTTGGAAGTGACACTGTTTTCATATTTGGGTCTAAGCAGCTATTTATGTTTTTCCTTCCTTGTCATGTGTTAATGAATAGGGTGATTCTGGCTATCTATGGACATTGGTGCTTGGATCCCTTGGTGGCGCTGCGGTCATAAAGTACGGAAGCATCCTGCTACCGGACATCACAAGGCCGAACATCGTGGTAGCTCTGCTGATGGTGTCCCTGCCGGTGGTAGCTGCAGTCTTGCTTTTGCTCAAAGCGAGCTCGGCGGACTGATACGATACGAGGACTCCTCGAAACCGAGAATTCGAGACTACTGAAACTTCTTTCCAATATAATAATAGTTCGGCCCCATCTTGTAAGATGGAAAAGTTTGCAACTCTgttaaatgaaaaaaaaattgaggCCTCCCTCAATGCAAGTTTCGCAGCTTCAGAAATCAGAAAAAAGATTGTCCGTTGATATTGAATTTGCTTAATCtgactttcaaaaaaaaatgattaATCCAAAACCTCAAGTACAGAATCAGGAATGGAACATATTTACAGTGTTGTCTAGTCTCGGGGTTTGAGATCAGCATCCCACAACTTCCGACTGCTGCATGCACTTGCCAAACGAAATAACTCTACATAAAAATAATTGCTTTGCAAGAATGATAAAGGGATCAATGCGCCGACAATATTAGTTCACAATTCTCACTCCCGCGGTTGCCACTCACAGCCCGAAAATCTTGAAGCTCTCAACACAACGAATGTACAAGCTCGTGGGGACCCCAATGAATCTaagaattgcagattgggctaCAGCAACATGGTAGTTGAAGACAATCTAGAATCCTGCAGTAAATATTTACACGCCTACAGGTTGTCATTCAGCCACTTTGCAGCACCATTAACAATGGACCTGTGAGAATTCAACAAATTGGTCAGAATACAAGAGAGAACCCAAACACAAAAATGTCTGATGAACTAACTCAATCAACATTGTTTTTCCTCGAACTCGGTCAACCTATTATTTTTCTCAAACACAACTAACACAATTATGTTGGTTCAAATTTCAACAGAAGTTAGGCATCTGCATTCAAACCTCCCATTACTAGGTTTGTAATTTCCCCTTTTAAAGAATACTTGGAACTGTAATGCTGTAACCAACAATAATATAGTTTATTACAAGATTTAGTTAGGTTGGTTCACATTTCAACAGAACAGGCATATGCATTCAAACTTCCCATTACTACATTTGTAATTTTCCCTTTTAACAAGCACATGGAAATGTAACGTCTGCCATAAACAACGACGTAGTTTCTGTCCGAAAGATCACAATACGAGTTTATACGTCCAAAACAGGAAAAATAGACACTACAAAACCTATGATCAGTATAATGTTTTTTTGTTCAGCATAGCATTACCTCATTACCATATATTTAAGAAAAATAGACAGTACAAAACCTATTTTCAGCATGATGAACAGACATAATCATCACATGATTTTTTACGCTGTTGTGAAATCAAATTTAAAAAGTTACCCAGCAAAATCTGTAAGTTTCTTCAACCAGTCACCCTCTGCTTCTTTAGATTTGTCTGTATCTTCTTGACTAGCACCTACTTCTTTCTCTTGATGTACGCCTGCAACAAAGATAACAAATGTCAGACATCAAATTCTTTTTAAGGAAATTCCATTCATTATCAAGCGATACCAACAAGACACCAACAAACTTCTGATAGTAAAAATCCAAAATAAGAATAAATTATTTGTTGTGGGGACAGGGGAAGGGAAGGACTGAGGAAAAGAAATAGAGTGATTAGCATGTATACGTTTTGGCTGGGCAGGTTTTGGCTTGGCGTCTGTTCGAGCAAAGCCACCATTACTCAAAGATGCAAGTTCCTCAAGTAATTCCCTTTCACGCCCACTGGAAGAAACAGAAAATTAGTAATTAAGAAATACTAACTGAGAAATTATGTGGCTCGCCAACTCTAGGATAGTGGTAAAAGTAATTAAGAGGTAGGATCAAATCAGAAAGCTTTTCACCTTATGCGCTTGGGTATTGCAACTTTAACAGTGAACAAATGATCACCACGTATAGATGGCTTATtcaatgatggaactccttgcttCGCTAAGACAATTACATCACCAGGTTGGGTACCTGGAGGTATTCGAAGGTCACTGGTTCCATCAACAGTTCTGACCTGCTCATAAAACAAATTGAAAGGAACAGTTACACAGACCTATATAACTTATATCAGAAGAACCATTTCAAAGACATATTTTCATGttttgaaacaaacatctaccAACAATTAGTCTACTCTCAACCTGCGTTAGTTGAAAAGGCACTAAACTTGTATAAGTTTGAGCAAATCAATATGGCAGACTTTATATATCACTGAAAGTTCAATCAGCAATTCAGCATTGCTTCAACAAGTATTGTGTTAAAGCAGGGCGAAGAGGGTCTCACATAAACCTCAAATTGAAGGTTGCTGACTGCATCAGCATTGGAATAAAGTAACCGCTATTTTTCCTACAAGGAATATCAAGTTTTGCATGTTTGTCCTCCAGTTATCAAGTGAAGTGGACAAGTTCCAGACATTTGTTCTGCTCTATGGGGAAAATATAGTTGTTTACTGAACAAGGTAGTAATCAACGACTGAAACTAAAGGTCACAACTGATAATCATAGTGAGAAAGATCTTACCCCCTTAACGGTGCCCAAAATAGCTTCAAGATAGCTTATTGACACAGTTGAATACAAGTTTATACCATCCCTCCTGATATCTGATGGTTCCTCTATATCAAGGCAAACAAAGAGATCTCCAGGAGGCCCACTGTTTTCGAAAGGATGAAATGATTGGATATCCATGCAAAGAGATATATAGAAGGCAGACGATCAGAAATTTGAACAAGATAAACTGCATTCAAGCTAAAGCAAGGCAGGAACACACTGGCTTAGAGATATGTGAAGATACTTAGTCTTTTTCTGTTATATGGGGCATCAGTTAGGGGCCCAGGGGATCCTATGGCCCCCTGGGCCCCTAACTGATGCCCCATAACACTTTCTATGCTGCAGTTGTTGCATAACTTCCTTTAATCTTACAGCCACCTTGAAAAGATAAATTAATACATAGGCAACATAAGCCACTCTGCATTCATGTATGCTAATGATTATAGGCATAGAGATATCTGAAACATTTTTTTGAGGTTTTTCTACACTGAAGTTGTAGCATAACTTCCTTCAAAATCATGGCTTCCTTGAATAGGTAAACTAATGCATATGCGTTAAACTACTCTGCATTCATGTGCGCTCCTGATTCCACAAAATAACTTCGGCGGAAAGCACAAGTGCCAGACCTAATCCAAAATGCCAGAGACTACAAACTTACTTCTTCTTTTTCGTGAACATGCGGGAGAGCtgtgtatcattatattaagaagaaaaaaggGGACTATAAACTTACATTCATCTACTTGGAgcaaagaaggaaaaaaaacaaaTCTAGTATACAACTATACATCTCATGGGTATGCCATTGGCAAGTACATCTTTTCTCCTAACTAAACACCTATACCCCGTGACATTTAACTATATATTACCATGTTCTCAGCAAATATTTAGTCCAAAGTTACGCAATAGATGGCACAACCGCACAAGAGTACAAGAATGAGCATCTCAAAGCAGTAGCATAATGCAAAAGATCCATTTAATTGTATCTAAGACAGCAATGAACTCTTGAAGTATTTTGAAATGTTCAAGCATGAAAATCAAGAAGTTAAACATTCAGTCTAAGTGCTCTGCATACCCTTTTGGTCCTGCATCACCTTCCCCACGTACACGAAGAGTACTGCCTTTGCTCACTCCTGGAGGGATTTTTACTTTGATCTCCTTTCTGACACGGATACGACCCTCTCCGGAACATTTCCTGCAATACTCTGAAATGACTTCGCCCTCTCCTGCGCAAGTGGGGCAAATAGAAACCTAcaagataaaaataaataaataaataatgtgaCCATCACAAAAATTGCAACAGAATCAAATCGAGGTAAAATCATTACATAGAAACTCAGGTGATCCAAAGGCTATAGGCATAGTTTATTTTTGGCTAATGTTGAGACCTTGAGCTTGGCACCTTAAtactcttttttttctcgaacacgcaggAACACCTTAATACCCCCTTGCTGGTTGGGAACTGTGGAAACATCATAATGACTGTGATTTTAGCAATGCCACTCTAATTATGGTGGTCAGAACAGTGATTAATGTGCTGCCAGGGTTGGGAATCGCAGGAACTGGGTCACTGGGCTATTctatctcccccccccccctcttccCTGGTAATTAGCACTGTGTGCTGTGGTCGTCCTTTTGTTGTCCGTAGCACAGTTGTTTTAAGTTCGAAGaatgagtgtgtgtgtgtgtgtgtgtgcgcgcgcgcacgTTGTTAATTGTTATTGTGGTGTGAGTGTGTTGTGTTTCGGTGTTTCTTCTCTGTACCTTTTTTTCCTCTTCAATCAAATGATACATAGCTTTCCTGCGCGTTCAAGAAAAGGAGACCTTGAGGCTCCACAGTCATGTACGAAACATAATTTAAATGCTCATGCTAGGACACTCCGCACAAACAAGCGGCATGAAAGCTATCATATTATTGCAACCATGTCTTCACTGTAAATCTCACAAATAATATTATTAAGTTAAACAGTCTATATAGGAATGCTCCATGATTACCTGAGAGAACAGACCAAATGGTGTTTGTTCAGTTCGCATTACTTGCCCTCGCCCACCACATGTGGAACATATTCTCATCTTGGAACCAGCCTTTGATCCAGAACCACCACATGTATCGCATGTTTCCAAATGAGATAATATAATATCTTTCTCTGTTCCAAATATCGCCTCTGTGAACCCCAGAATCACATCATATCTGATCAAATAAATTTGTGTCAGTTTAGGAATTACACTGGTCCTGTAAAAGGTCTGTTCTAGAGCTCAAAACAAACAATGTAGCAGAACTGGCACAAAATGCAGTATTTGATATATTTATAGGGTTGCAAATAatacaaaaaagaaagaaagatacAGGCGGACAAACGAACCAAACAGTGTTAGAAAAGGCACGCAAGAACAGACTGCTCCCCAACCTACCCACCCTACTTCACCCAGTTACTGGTTTTGGTCCACATAATTGAAAGTATCGGGTTTGCTATATTTGCATTATTCTAGAATTCTAGAAGTATTTGATGAGATGTGTTGTTTTGCAACCTTGCAGATAAAAGCTGTAGAAATCTGAGACTCCGAGTGTATAGGAAAACAGGTTGCAATCGCATGGCTACCAGAATTCGAAAACCAACAGGCAACAGACAAATATCTCAAAATTTTATCACAAGGATGGAACAAAGGATACAACTTGATTTTAGCATACTTTTACCAAGCAGCTTATCATTCTGGGGATCCAAGCattttgcttatgccagtatGGCAGTACCAGATAATGAAACAGTGCATGCTGCATACTACATTCAGGCAAATAACACTGCATATTTATGGTTTTACAGATACTAAGTCAATTAAAAATTAAATTTGCAaacattataaaaaaaaacacaatTGATCTTAAGTATCATCTCACTTCAACATGTCTTGCAAGTGGCGACAAACCTGATGTCTTCACCCTGAACAGCAGTGTTTCGCCTGCTTGTCCTAAACGAGCTCTGGTCCATGCCAGAAAAGCCACCCATGCTTGCTCCAAAGAATGTCTCAAACAGATCAAATGGATTAGTCTGCATGGAAGAAAAGGTCGGTGAAAACAAAGAAATCTTGGTTAACCAAAAAGATCGCAAGATCTGATAACACTTAGGCCCCATTTGGCACGGATCTAGTATCCTCAAGCTAAAGAACTTGAATGAATTATATATAAAGAACACTTagattcttttttttagagagagagagtgtgtggAAAAGTAGTACTGTGTAAGCTCCACCGGGGCCTCCAACTGCACTCTTAACCCCAGCTTCACCATATTGGTCATACAACGCCCTCTTCTTTTCATCTGACAGCACCTAATGACAATGAAATTCAGTACTCCAAAATGACCGAAGGAAGTAAACAGAAGACCAGAATTAAATCTCTGATTGAACAATGAATAATCCATCAAATAATGGAGAGTACATAACCTGAGTCAAAAATATAGAACCATTTGATAGAGGCAATGCCATCCAACCGAATATTAGGTTGACTGGATAAGAACAGTAGCACAGCACTAACCATACTTATAGATGCAAAGCACCAGAAATGTGGTCAAATACTTTGCATATTTGAGTCCACATATAAAGTAGCACCAGACTAGTGAGAAGTTGAGAACAGAATATGAACTTATAATTTTAAAGTAGATTACGACTACTATGTTAAAAATAGTTAACTATTGAATGGGAAATTCACCATTTTCAGAATAGTACCACATATTCTCAGCAatggtactccctccgtatagaatttagaagtcgtttaggacagcgacacggtctccaaaacacaactttgacctcttatttttataaaaatatttaggaaaaaatgatacatgtatacttttatgaaagtatttttcaagacaaatctattcatataattttcacatttgcaaactcaacaatttagaagttattgatgatttatattctcaatgtttgacccaaaccttgtccaaaacgacttctaaatcctacACAGAGGGAGTATGTTGGTCGATTAATACGCTGTGCATTAATTTTTTAATCATCGGTGTCAGGAAGCCAGCTATCGACTGAAACCTCAAGGGTCTGTTACATCAGGAGGTTTTCAGCCAATTTTCACAATAGCCAAAAGGTTATTATCTAAGATATCTGGTAATCAGAATAGTAGATAGAACATGTTAAGCAAAATACTGGATACCTCATACTTGTTAAACAAATTTGCATACCTCATACGCTGCACTTATCTCTTTAAACTTTTCGGTTGCTCCAGGCTCCTTATTGACATCAGGATGGTACTAGAGACAGAGAAAAAAGATGTCACGATTTATTTCCCAGGAAAAACTTAATCTATAGTATGTACTGAGAGCATCCAAAAACTAGAGACAAAGCAAAATTTTTCGGTTGGTAGATTGAAAGATAAACAGACAGTCAGCTACGAATCAAAAGATTGAGTGCCTGCTAAGTGGGGTATTTTAGGTCCAATAACCTAATCTATGGAGTAGATAAAATACTCTGGTTAACCTAATCTATGGAGTAGATAAAATACTCTGGTTGAAAAGAGGATCGCTTTGGGCTACTAAGGATTTCGTCTAGTTTCAGTCTTAACAACATCAAACAAAAAGAGAACATTGGTAGGTATGGCAATATGCACAAGAATATTTATAGCAGAGGTCTGGCTTCTGCAAAATCACATTTTATCGTCCAATCCGCTTAAGTTCCTCCTATGCAACTTTGATGATTCCAAAAATAGAAGGTATAAGTGATACAAAGATTGCATATGTAAGTCTTTCCCTAATAGTAGCTCAGGGTGGTGTAAGATTCTAGGCTCCAAGTGTGATGACTAACAACAATCAGCAAAGGCGCTGGCAGATCGTGAATGACACACAGATGCCAGTAGAGACCAGAATGGAGCTTTTATGTATCTAGAAGCAATCAAAAAGAATCTTATCCAACGAAGGGAAATAAGAGCTGTGATATCGACTAAACTGTTGAAACCCACACGAACTGTAAACATTATGGTGGAATGGCGTAAGTCTAGATGCTGTTGATAAAATGTTACATTGTGAGCACAGGACTAAACTACAATTATGAGTTCCAATTTTCTCCACACACTGAAAGACACAGGCAATGTACAATGATTGTTGACCTGTGCAGATAGTCACATTTCACCTAAATATTCAAATAACCTTTCATTGGTTTAACTGGTTTATATTTACTTGTAGAAATTTTACAGTGAGTGTCTGAGTGGTCACAAAAACTAGCAAGGAAGCATGTTATCAGGCCTTCAGGCTTCAAATATTTAGGTATTGCAGGCATACAGAAACtataactaagagcataatatcATTCATTGCATAAAACACTCCAACAGCAAAAAAAAACCTTGGATGAGCAAGCACATTAAGCCACCGATCATTAGCAATGAAATACCCATGAACCAGAACATTGGTTGTTCAAGTGATGGTCAGGCTAGGATTTACAATGCAATAGTGAAACCCCAAATTATCAGTACCATCTAGCTAGGCAATTCAGACCCATTGAAGTGTCCATATATCTCTGACTAGAGCAGTGAAGTACTAGGTGAATGTCAAATCTCTGAAACTGCATGCAGGTACCCTCCCCCTAACCCTCTAGCACGTAATACATCATTCAAAAACAATACTATGGATTTCAGAAGAAAAAAAGAGGCCTTCCAGATTGGATGAGAGTTGAACCTACTATGCTACAAACTTGTTGTTGGCACGAACTCCAAGTATGGCATTAATCTCAAACAAATATGATGAGTACTACACAACTGTCCAGTGAGACGAGAAATGGTGGGGGTGGATGGGAGGGGGCAAGCGTCGAGCACCTGGCGCGCGAGCTTCCGGTACGCGGCCTTGATGTCCTTGTTACTCGCGGCGCGTGGCACGCCCAGCGTCGCGTAGTAGTCGGCCGACGCCCAGACCACCAGGCCCCCTCCGCGGCGCCGCCGCGGAGCCCGTCCGCAGCGGCGAGGCGCGGCGCACGCCAGTGATtgggcgccaccgccgccgctcctTCCGTACGCGGCGAAGTGGGCCCCACGAGGA is a window encoding:
- the LOC8056406 gene encoding uncharacterized protein LOC8056406 translates to MALTSMLPFAPSNTSLSYSSRASTAAAFAPRGAHFAAYGRSGGGGAQSLACAAPRRCGRAPRRRRGGGLVVWASADYYATLGVPRAASNKDIKAAYRKLARQYHPDVNKEPGATEKFKEISAAYEVLSDEKKRALYDQYGEAGVKSAVGGPGGAYTTNPFDLFETFFGASMGGFSGMDQSSFRTSRRNTAVQGEDIRYDVILGFTEAIFGTEKDIILSHLETCDTCGGSGSKAGSKMRICSTCGGRGQVMRTEQTPFGLFSQVSICPTCAGEGEVISEYCRKCSGEGRIRVRKEIKVKIPPGVSKGSTLRVRGEGDAGPKGGPPGDLFVCLDIEEPSDIRRDGINLYSTVSISYLEAILGTVKGVRTVDGTSDLRIPPGTQPGDVIVLAKQGVPSLNKPSIRGDHLFTVKVAIPKRISGRERELLEELASLSNGGFARTDAKPKPAQPKRVHQEKEVGASQEDTDKSKEAEGDWLKKLTDFAGSIVNGAAKWLNDNL